Proteins encoded within one genomic window of Chitinophaga parva:
- a CDS encoding HesA/MoeB/ThiF family protein, whose translation MALTEKEIARLKHPIAVPGMGLDVQETLKKANILVVGAGGLGCPVLQYLSLSGIGVIGIADYGVILEEDMHRQPIFQMQDLRKHKAKMASSRLWANNPWTKHYPILVQVKPANVLQLLQGFDLVIDCSQHIPTHLVVNDACVQQGVPFITGEVHNWVSWFGGFNLPDGKGGRTASYRCAAALIDSYRNYDAGALGTTHGLTGLAIVNEVIKYLAGVPGGLAGKLYKHDYLHNTIEAKQLAPDAAVLAATTLLTAEDYGLEIVPDVED comes from the coding sequence ATGGCATTGACCGAAAAAGAAATAGCAAGATTGAAACATCCCATTGCCGTACCTGGCATGGGCCTGGATGTACAGGAAACCCTCAAGAAAGCAAACATACTCGTGGTAGGCGCAGGTGGCCTGGGATGCCCGGTGCTGCAATATCTGAGCCTGTCTGGCATAGGCGTGATCGGGATTGCCGATTATGGCGTGATCCTGGAAGAAGACATGCACCGCCAGCCCATTTTCCAGATGCAGGACCTGCGGAAACACAAGGCCAAGATGGCCTCCAGCCGCCTGTGGGCCAATAATCCCTGGACCAAGCATTACCCGATATTAGTGCAGGTGAAACCAGCGAACGTGCTGCAATTGCTGCAGGGCTTTGACCTGGTGATAGACTGCTCCCAACACATCCCCACCCACCTGGTGGTGAACGATGCCTGCGTGCAGCAAGGCGTGCCTTTTATTACCGGCGAAGTGCACAACTGGGTATCATGGTTTGGGGGCTTTAACCTGCCCGATGGCAAGGGTGGCCGCACGGCTTCTTACCGCTGCGCGGCAGCTCTCATAGACAGTTACCGGAACTATGATGCCGGCGCCCTGGGCACTACCCATGGCCTCACCGGTCTGGCCATCGTGAATGAGGTGATCAAATACCTGGCCGGTGTGCCCGGGGGCCTGGCCGGAAAGCTGTACAAGCATGATTATCTGCATAACACGATCGAAGCAAAGCAACTCGCGCCGGATGCCGCTGTATTGGCCGCAACCACGCTGCTTACAGCGGAAGATTATGGGCTGGAGATCGTGCCGGATGTGGAGGATTAA
- a CDS encoding ABC transporter ATP-binding protein, translating to MSILSLQQISKRYGRIQALQAVSFDVPKGSVFGILGPNGSGKTTLLGIVTDVLKADSGSFTFFDQAPGAHARRQVGTLLETPNFYHYLSAVDNLAITASVKGHGADDMERVLKIVGLWERRDSKFKTYSLGMKQRLAIGAALLGDPTVLLLDEPTNGLDPVGIAEVRNLIRDLAKSGKTIIMASHLLDEVEKVCTHVAILRKGNLLLSGAVNEVIQREDVYEFGAADVDALRKVLAQHPDFVGFAGNVSDSVQAIFRNEISPAVINQFCAEKGVWLSHLQSRRKSLETAFLELTHNERN from the coding sequence TTGTCAATTCTATCCCTGCAACAAATCTCCAAGCGTTACGGGCGTATACAGGCCTTGCAGGCTGTATCGTTTGATGTGCCCAAGGGCAGTGTGTTTGGTATACTGGGCCCCAATGGCAGCGGTAAAACCACGCTGCTGGGCATAGTAACCGATGTGCTGAAAGCTGATAGCGGCTCCTTTACTTTCTTTGACCAGGCTCCGGGGGCGCATGCCCGCCGCCAGGTAGGTACCCTGCTGGAAACGCCTAATTTTTACCACTACCTCTCCGCGGTGGATAACCTGGCTATCACGGCCTCCGTGAAGGGCCATGGCGCAGACGATATGGAACGGGTACTGAAGATCGTAGGCCTCTGGGAGCGCCGCGATTCCAAGTTCAAGACCTACTCCCTGGGTATGAAACAGCGCCTGGCCATTGGGGCGGCCCTGCTGGGCGACCCCACTGTGCTGCTGCTGGACGAGCCTACCAATGGCCTGGATCCCGTGGGCATTGCAGAAGTACGTAACCTGATCCGCGACCTGGCAAAGAGTGGCAAAACCATCATCATGGCCAGCCACCTGCTGGATGAAGTGGAAAAAGTATGCACCCATGTGGCCATCCTGCGCAAGGGGAACCTGCTGCTCTCCGGCGCCGTGAATGAAGTGATACAGCGGGAAGATGTGTATGAATTTGGGGCGGCGGATGTGGACGCGCTGCGCAAGGTACTGGCACAACACCCGGACTTTGTAGGCTTTGCCGGCAATGTGAGTGACAGCGTGCAGGCCATCTTCCGCAATGAAATATCCCCGGCGGTGATCAACCAGTTCTGCGCGGAAAAAGGCGTTTGGCTCAGCCACCTGCAAAGCCGCCGCAAGAGCCTCGAAACCGCATTCCTTGAACTTACCCACAACGAGAGAAACTAA
- a CDS encoding 3-hydroxyacyl-CoA dehydrogenase/enoyl-CoA hydratase family protein has protein sequence MKRHINKVAVLGSGVMGSRIALHFAGIGVQVLLLDIVPKEPNAAETAKGLTLDHPAVKNRIVNEALQAAIKSNPSPVYSPEVVKHVKTGNFTDNMKDIASCDWIIEVVVENLAVKKSVFEQVEKFRKPGTLITSNTSGIPIHLMAEGRSEDFQQHFCGTHFFNPPRYLRLLEIIPTPHTSPEVIGFLMQYGDRFLGKTTVLCKDTPAFIANRVGVFSIMAIFHIMQEMGLNIDDIDALTGPAMGHPKSATFRTADVVGIDTLVRVAKGVQENCKDDEAIKIFEIPPFLQKVVDNNWLGDKTGQGFYKKTKGEGGKEILTLDLNTMEYVPKQKPKFATLEATKPVEDLKQRTKMLAAGTDKAGQFYQQLFAHLFSYVSNRIPEIADDLYKVDDAMKAGFGWELGTFETWDILGVDAFVKVVESKGLKVAAWVKEMLAKGITKFYKVENGKKYYYDRTTQDYKLVPGTESFIILENYSSNVVWKNSACKLYDIGDGVLCIDWQTKMNTIGGEVLEGVNKAVDIAEKDFRGLVVGNDGANFSAGANVGMIFMLAAEQEYDELDMAVRLFQRTTMRLRYSSIPVVVAAHALTLGGGCEMCLHADKVQASAESYIGLVELGVGLIPGGGGTKEMTVRASDEFVEGEIDLEWLKTRFFTVATAKVSTSAQEAYALGILRKGHDEITMNPSRVIADAKSSVIAMADEGYTRPPERKDIRVLGRSALGAMLTGINAMHFGNYISEHDGKIARKLAYVMCGGDLSEPTLVSEQYLLDLEREAFLSLSGERKTLERLQAVIKTGRPIRN, from the coding sequence ATGAAAAGACATATCAACAAAGTAGCAGTATTGGGTTCCGGTGTAATGGGTTCCCGCATTGCGCTGCATTTTGCCGGCATCGGCGTACAGGTGCTCCTGCTGGACATTGTACCCAAAGAGCCCAATGCCGCGGAAACCGCCAAAGGACTGACCCTGGACCACCCTGCTGTGAAAAACCGCATTGTAAATGAAGCCCTGCAGGCCGCGATCAAATCCAACCCTTCGCCGGTATATTCACCCGAGGTGGTGAAGCATGTAAAGACCGGTAACTTTACAGACAACATGAAAGACATTGCCAGTTGCGACTGGATCATTGAAGTAGTGGTGGAAAACCTGGCGGTAAAGAAATCTGTGTTTGAGCAGGTGGAAAAATTCCGCAAGCCTGGTACCCTCATTACTTCCAATACGTCGGGCATCCCCATCCACCTGATGGCGGAAGGCCGCAGTGAAGATTTTCAGCAACATTTCTGCGGCACCCACTTCTTCAATCCCCCACGCTACCTGCGTTTGCTGGAGATCATCCCCACACCGCACACCAGCCCTGAAGTGATCGGTTTTCTCATGCAATATGGTGATCGCTTCCTGGGTAAGACCACCGTATTATGTAAGGACACGCCTGCGTTCATTGCTAACCGGGTAGGTGTATTTTCCATCATGGCCATCTTCCACATCATGCAGGAAATGGGGCTTAATATTGATGATATTGATGCCCTCACCGGCCCGGCCATGGGGCATCCCAAGAGTGCCACTTTCCGCACCGCAGATGTAGTGGGCATAGATACCCTGGTGCGCGTGGCCAAAGGTGTGCAGGAAAATTGCAAGGACGATGAAGCCATTAAAATATTTGAAATACCGCCCTTCCTGCAAAAGGTAGTGGACAACAACTGGTTGGGTGATAAAACCGGCCAGGGCTTCTACAAAAAAACAAAAGGAGAAGGGGGCAAGGAGATCCTCACACTGGATCTCAACACTATGGAATACGTGCCCAAGCAAAAGCCCAAATTTGCTACGCTGGAAGCCACCAAACCCGTGGAAGACCTGAAGCAACGCACTAAAATGCTGGCTGCCGGTACCGACAAAGCGGGCCAGTTTTACCAGCAACTATTTGCCCATTTATTCTCTTACGTGAGCAACCGCATTCCTGAAATTGCGGACGACCTGTACAAGGTGGACGATGCCATGAAAGCCGGCTTTGGCTGGGAGCTGGGCACCTTTGAGACCTGGGATATCCTGGGCGTGGATGCCTTTGTGAAGGTAGTGGAAAGCAAAGGACTGAAAGTGGCGGCGTGGGTAAAGGAAATGCTGGCCAAAGGCATCACGAAATTTTACAAAGTAGAAAACGGCAAAAAATATTACTACGACCGCACCACACAGGACTACAAGCTGGTGCCGGGCACAGAATCTTTCATCATCCTGGAAAATTACAGCAGTAATGTAGTGTGGAAGAACAGTGCCTGCAAACTGTACGACATTGGTGATGGAGTGCTGTGCATTGACTGGCAAACCAAGATGAACACCATTGGCGGTGAAGTGCTGGAAGGCGTGAACAAGGCGGTGGACATCGCCGAAAAGGATTTCCGTGGCCTGGTGGTAGGCAATGACGGGGCTAACTTCTCTGCCGGTGCAAACGTGGGTATGATCTTCATGCTGGCGGCAGAGCAGGAGTATGATGAACTGGATATGGCCGTGCGCCTGTTCCAGCGCACCACTATGCGTTTGCGCTATTCCTCCATCCCGGTGGTGGTGGCGGCGCATGCGCTGACCCTGGGCGGTGGTTGTGAAATGTGCCTGCATGCAGACAAGGTGCAAGCCAGCGCAGAAAGCTACATTGGCCTGGTGGAACTGGGCGTAGGCCTCATTCCCGGCGGTGGTGGCACCAAAGAAATGACCGTGCGCGCCAGCGATGAATTTGTAGAAGGCGAGATAGACCTGGAGTGGCTGAAAACCCGCTTCTTCACCGTGGCTACGGCCAAGGTATCCACCTCCGCCCAGGAGGCTTATGCATTGGGTATCCTGCGCAAAGGACATGATGAGATTACCATGAACCCCAGCCGCGTGATAGCAGATGCTAAGAGCAGCGTAATAGCTATGGCGGATGAAGGCTACACCCGCCCGCCGGAAAGAAAAGATATCCGCGTGCTGGGCCGCTCTGCCCTGGGCGCCATGCTTACCGGTATCAATGCCATGCACTTTGGTAACTACATTTCCGAACATGACGGTAAGATAGCGCGTAAACTTGCCTACGTAATGTGCGGCGGAGACCTGAGTGAGCCCACACTGGTAAGTGAACAATACCTGCTGGACCTGGAACGGGAAGCGTTCCTGAGCCTGAGCGGTGAGCGCAAAACGCTGGAACGCCTGCAGGCAGTGATAAAAACAGGACGGCCTATCAGGAATTAA
- the metG gene encoding methionine--tRNA ligase: MEKISRYLVTAALPYANGPVHIGHLAGCYLPADIYVRYLRARKADVKFVSGTDEHGVPINIKAMQENVSPQDIVDKYHRIIGDSFAAMDISFDIFARTSSPVHHKTAADFFKNMYDKGLFEEKETEQFYDPEKQTFLADRYIVGTCPICGNERAYGDQCERCGTSLSPEELINPRSSLSDAVPVKKKTKHWYMPLQHYEPWLKEWLIEGHKEWKPNVYGQCKSWLDNGLHSRAMTRDSNWGIKVPLPDAAGKVLYVWFDAPIGYISATKELTEQWADYWCKEDTKLVHFIGKDNIVFHCIIFPSMLHGHGGFVVPENVPANEFLNIEGQKVSTSRNWAVWVHEYVEDFPGQQDVLRYVLAANAPETKDNDFTWKEFQDRNNSELVSIFGNFVNRTMVLMHKLCGGKVPPFHADVRDDRDDLMRVMLQESKARIETALETFHFRDALAEVMNVAREGNKYLQEKEPWIKAKTPELQAENQALIDNCLHICLQLTANLAIFINPFLPTTARKILHMLKLVDRVLDWENAGSTKLVSVGYSLRAPELLFAKVEDAQIAQQIEKLHTRAAASMAGVVSDAASTVPTTPAHEPLKPEIQYDDFAKLDLRIGTITHAEKVPKADKLLKLTIDLGFETRTVVSGIAEHFTPESIVGTQVTVVANLAPRKMRGIESQGMILMAAHDGKLVFMNGADTVAPGSSIS; this comes from the coding sequence ATGGAAAAGATCAGTAGATACTTAGTGACCGCCGCCCTGCCTTACGCCAATGGTCCCGTTCACATCGGGCACCTGGCGGGCTGCTACCTCCCGGCGGATATTTACGTGCGTTACCTGCGGGCGCGGAAAGCGGATGTGAAATTCGTTTCCGGCACCGATGAGCACGGGGTTCCCATTAACATCAAAGCGATGCAGGAAAATGTATCGCCCCAGGATATTGTTGACAAATACCATCGCATCATCGGCGACAGCTTTGCCGCCATGGATATTTCCTTCGACATCTTTGCCCGTACCTCCAGCCCTGTGCATCACAAAACAGCGGCAGACTTTTTCAAAAACATGTACGACAAAGGCCTGTTTGAAGAAAAAGAGACCGAACAGTTTTACGACCCGGAAAAGCAGACTTTCCTGGCAGACCGTTACATCGTAGGTACCTGCCCCATATGCGGCAATGAGCGCGCTTATGGCGACCAGTGCGAGCGTTGTGGCACTTCCCTCAGCCCGGAAGAACTGATCAATCCCCGCTCGTCCCTCAGCGATGCTGTGCCGGTGAAAAAGAAAACCAAGCACTGGTACATGCCGCTGCAGCATTATGAGCCCTGGTTAAAAGAATGGCTCATTGAAGGGCACAAAGAATGGAAGCCCAACGTATATGGCCAGTGCAAAAGCTGGCTGGATAATGGTTTGCACAGCCGCGCCATGACGCGCGACAGCAACTGGGGCATTAAAGTACCCCTGCCCGATGCAGCAGGCAAGGTGCTGTATGTGTGGTTTGATGCACCTATTGGCTATATCTCCGCCACCAAGGAACTGACCGAACAATGGGCTGATTACTGGTGCAAGGAAGACACCAAACTGGTGCACTTCATTGGTAAGGATAACATCGTATTCCACTGCATTATTTTCCCCAGCATGCTGCATGGCCACGGTGGCTTTGTAGTGCCGGAAAATGTACCCGCCAATGAATTCCTCAACATTGAAGGCCAGAAAGTATCCACCTCCCGCAACTGGGCCGTGTGGGTGCATGAGTACGTGGAAGACTTCCCCGGGCAGCAGGACGTGCTGCGCTACGTGCTGGCCGCCAACGCCCCGGAAACAAAAGACAACGATTTTACCTGGAAAGAGTTCCAGGACCGCAATAACAGTGAGCTGGTAAGCATCTTCGGCAATTTTGTCAACCGTACCATGGTGCTTATGCACAAACTGTGCGGTGGCAAAGTGCCGCCCTTCCATGCAGATGTGCGCGATGACCGCGATGACCTGATGCGTGTAATGCTGCAGGAGTCCAAGGCCAGGATCGAGACTGCGCTGGAAACATTCCACTTCCGCGATGCGCTGGCCGAGGTAATGAACGTGGCCCGCGAAGGCAACAAATACCTGCAGGAAAAAGAGCCGTGGATAAAGGCCAAGACACCGGAACTGCAAGCAGAAAACCAGGCGCTGATCGACAACTGCCTGCACATCTGCCTGCAACTGACGGCTAACCTGGCCATCTTCATCAATCCCTTCCTGCCCACTACTGCTAGGAAGATCCTGCACATGCTGAAGCTGGTGGACCGCGTGCTGGATTGGGAAAATGCCGGCAGCACCAAGCTGGTAAGTGTAGGCTACTCCCTGCGTGCACCGGAGCTGCTCTTTGCCAAAGTGGAAGACGCCCAGATTGCACAGCAGATAGAAAAACTGCATACCCGCGCCGCAGCCTCCATGGCGGGTGTGGTGAGTGACGCAGCATCCACAGTTCCCACCACCCCTGCACACGAGCCGCTGAAGCCGGAGATCCAGTATGATGATTTTGCAAAACTGGACCTGCGCATTGGCACCATTACCCATGCGGAAAAGGTACCGAAGGCAGACAAGCTGCTGAAACTTACCATAGACCTGGGTTTTGAAACACGCACAGTGGTATCGGGCATTGCAGAACATTTTACACCGGAATCCATTGTAGGCACGCAGGTAACGGTGGTGGCCAACCTGGCCCCCCGCAAAATGCGCGGCATTGAAAGCCAGGGAATGATCCTGATGGCAGCACACGATGGCAAGCTGGTATTCATGAACGGTGCAGATACCGTAGCACCGGGATCTTCCATCAGTTAA
- a CDS encoding S66 peptidase family protein, with product MIKIPAYLKKGDLIGITCPGSKMEQAAADYAANVLTGWGYRVQMGITVGTGFHNFSAPDELRQEELQDMLDDRDIKAILFGRGGYGTICILDQLDWTRFRKHPKWLCGYSDITVLHAHVHQRLGIPTLHSVMAGGITEETHANKYVQSLQQALKGKAGKFNFEPHAMDREGAATGILVGGNLSILANLSGTKSQINTKGKILVLEDIGEYRYHVDRMMYNLKRAGWLEKLAGLVVGAFVQGKETTTPFGETEYEIIHHIVEDYGFPVAYGFPVGHQVENYTLKLGVPYELKVNGKQSSLKELSK from the coding sequence ATGATAAAAATACCAGCATATCTCAAGAAAGGCGACCTGATAGGCATTACCTGCCCGGGTAGCAAGATGGAGCAGGCCGCAGCGGATTATGCAGCTAACGTGTTGACCGGCTGGGGTTACCGCGTGCAAATGGGCATTACCGTGGGCACCGGCTTCCATAATTTCTCCGCTCCGGACGAACTGCGGCAGGAAGAGCTGCAGGACATGCTGGACGACAGGGACATCAAGGCCATCCTGTTTGGACGGGGTGGCTACGGCACCATCTGCATCCTGGACCAGCTGGACTGGACCCGCTTCCGCAAGCACCCCAAGTGGCTCTGCGGTTATAGCGACATCACCGTGCTACATGCCCACGTGCACCAGCGGCTGGGCATCCCCACCCTGCACTCCGTGATGGCAGGCGGCATTACCGAAGAAACCCATGCGAACAAATACGTGCAAAGCCTCCAGCAGGCACTCAAAGGCAAGGCCGGCAAATTTAACTTTGAGCCCCACGCCATGGACCGGGAAGGCGCTGCCACCGGCATCCTGGTGGGCGGTAACCTGAGCATCCTGGCCAACCTGAGTGGTACCAAGTCCCAGATCAATACCAAGGGTAAGATCCTGGTGCTGGAAGACATTGGCGAATACCGCTACCATGTGGACCGCATGATGTACAACCTGAAACGGGCCGGCTGGCTGGAAAAACTGGCGGGCCTGGTAGTAGGCGCTTTTGTGCAGGGCAAGGAAACCACCACGCCGTTTGGCGAAACGGAATACGAGATCATCCACCACATCGTGGAAGACTATGGTTTCCCCGTAGCCTATGGTTTTCCCGTAGGCCACCAGGTGGAAAACTACACGCTGAAACTGGGGGTCCCGTATGAGCTGAAGGTGAATGGGAAACAATCGTCCCTGAAGGAACTTTCCAAATAA
- a CDS encoding ABC transporter permease yields MFANIIKTEWLKVKHYRTFWILLALFFLASLGVTYTAIEIMKVARDKSSGIFNLSPFDFPTVWRTVGFLNSYITLLLGFLVIILVSNEYTFRTHRQNIIDGWSRQQFAFSKTLWIVGLSVYAVIVTFITALVYGAIYGQMGFSLREGQYLIYLLLQALLTLSVAGLLAVLMRRAGVSIVVYMVYVMMENLPVSLINRFVGSWGRLFPLETADRLMGYPLVEKVLPDDKGFAPVVYICFAIMYIVLFNFFINRKLSKADL; encoded by the coding sequence ATGTTTGCAAACATTATAAAAACAGAATGGCTGAAAGTAAAGCATTACCGCACCTTTTGGATACTGCTGGCCTTATTCTTCCTGGCATCGCTGGGGGTTACCTATACCGCTATTGAGATCATGAAAGTAGCGCGGGATAAGAGCAGCGGCATCTTCAACCTGTCGCCGTTCGACTTTCCCACAGTGTGGCGCACGGTGGGGTTCCTCAATTCCTACATCACCCTGCTGCTGGGCTTCCTGGTGATCATCCTGGTGAGCAATGAATACACTTTCCGCACCCACCGGCAGAACATTATTGACGGCTGGAGCCGCCAGCAGTTTGCCTTTTCCAAAACCCTGTGGATAGTGGGCCTCAGCGTATATGCCGTGATCGTGACCTTCATCACCGCGCTGGTATATGGCGCCATTTACGGGCAGATGGGCTTTTCCCTCCGGGAAGGCCAATACCTCATTTACCTGCTGCTGCAGGCACTGCTTACTTTGTCTGTAGCCGGCCTGCTGGCCGTGCTGATGCGCCGCGCCGGGGTAAGCATCGTGGTGTATATGGTGTATGTGATGATGGAAAACCTGCCGGTATCGCTGATCAACCGGTTTGTGGGCAGCTGGGGGCGCCTGTTCCCGCTGGAAACAGCAGACCGCCTCATGGGCTATCCCCTGGTAGAAAAAGTGCTGCCGGACGATAAAGGCTTTGCACCGGTGGTGTACATCTGCTTTGCTATAATGTACATTGTGCTGTTCAATTTCTTTATTAACCGCAAGCTGTCTAAAGCAGACCTGTAG
- the surE gene encoding 5'/3'-nucleotidase SurE → MANSEKIILVTNDDGITAPGIRELVEAVKPLGKVVVVAPDSPQSGMGHAITIGVPLRLNRVDIFDGVEAWTCSGTPVDCVKLARDKILHGKPDFCVSGINHGANHSINVIYSGTMSAAMEAAIEGIPSAGFSYLDYSYEADFTLPARVARQVVEKMVAEGLPEGGLLNVNIPFCKIEDFQGVRICRQANAKYVEAFDERRDPHGKKYYWLTGEFKNLDTGTDTDVWALDNNYASIVPVQFDLTNYALKQQLSDTWKF, encoded by the coding sequence GTGGCCAATAGCGAAAAAATCATCCTGGTAACAAACGATGACGGCATTACAGCGCCCGGCATCCGTGAGCTGGTGGAAGCAGTAAAGCCTTTGGGAAAAGTAGTGGTGGTAGCGCCAGACAGTCCCCAGTCCGGCATGGGGCATGCCATTACTATTGGTGTGCCGCTGCGCCTGAACCGGGTGGATATCTTTGACGGGGTAGAAGCATGGACCTGCTCCGGCACACCGGTAGACTGTGTGAAGCTGGCCCGCGATAAGATCCTGCATGGTAAGCCGGACTTTTGCGTGAGTGGCATAAACCACGGGGCTAACCATTCCATCAACGTGATCTATTCGGGCACCATGTCTGCCGCCATGGAAGCGGCTATTGAAGGTATTCCTTCTGCCGGCTTCTCTTACCTGGATTATAGTTACGAAGCTGATTTTACCCTGCCTGCCCGCGTGGCCCGGCAGGTAGTGGAAAAGATGGTTGCGGAAGGCCTGCCCGAAGGCGGCCTGCTGAACGTGAACATCCCTTTCTGCAAAATAGAAGACTTCCAGGGTGTGCGCATTTGCCGCCAGGCAAACGCCAAGTATGTGGAAGCCTTTGACGAACGCCGCGATCCACACGGGAAAAAATACTACTGGCTCACCGGCGAATTTAAAAACCTCGATACCGGTACCGACACGGATGTGTGGGCCCTTGATAATAACTACGCCTCGATCGTGCCCGTGCAGTTTGACCTGACCAACTATGCCCTTAAACAACAACTGTCCGATACCTGGAAATTCTAA
- a CDS encoding sensor histidine kinase translates to MLPLRKTFPIILVMMSMSLLGIILIQVNWITNAAHIQKEKIEQRYEDVANNVKDTLMLRQYNFPEISIGSSRTVIGRSGLSMDSYLMNSMNFKPITAKFTAREVHGIIARALDRAKLDSSSFDFNVMSKTVTGEAYSSLHTLNFEYSWHDAMDSSSQNRGNYNVQIRPLTADVTALGAQSELLFIIFSNAHYDQIMILRSLGWMIIGSIAFTIIIISAFGLTIQAMLNQKKISEIKSDFINNMTHELKTPLATISLAVDAIGNEKVMSNREKISYFSGIIKEENKRMNKQVESILQSALIEKNEITLNLQPIDVHQVIQSTVDNLQLQLANKDAKVELQLDAVQPVIKADEVHFSNVIFNLLDNAIKYSRQQLDIKISTFNTRKTVVISISDNGIGMSRDTVSRIFEKFYRAHTGNVHNVKGFGLGLSYVKAIIDAHHGKIRVESTLGKGSKFTMEFPQQES, encoded by the coding sequence ATGTTACCATTAAGAAAAACATTTCCCATCATCCTGGTGATGATGTCTATGTCGCTGTTGGGGATTATCCTCATACAGGTGAATTGGATCACCAATGCGGCCCACATACAAAAGGAAAAAATAGAACAGCGCTATGAAGATGTGGCAAACAACGTAAAGGACACTTTGATGCTGCGCCAATACAACTTCCCGGAGATCAGCATCGGCTCCAGCCGTACGGTGATAGGGCGGAGCGGTCTTTCCATGGACAGCTACCTGATGAACAGTATGAACTTTAAGCCCATTACAGCCAAATTCACGGCGCGGGAAGTACATGGTATCATTGCCCGGGCACTGGACCGCGCCAAGCTGGATTCATCGTCCTTTGATTTTAATGTAATGAGCAAAACCGTTACCGGTGAGGCTTACAGCTCCCTGCATACGCTCAACTTTGAATACAGCTGGCATGATGCCATGGACAGTTCTTCCCAGAACCGGGGTAACTACAATGTGCAGATACGCCCGCTCACAGCCGATGTAACCGCGCTGGGCGCACAATCTGAATTGTTGTTCATCATCTTCAGCAACGCGCATTACGACCAGATCATGATCCTCCGTTCACTGGGCTGGATGATCATTGGCAGCATTGCATTCACCATCATTATCATCTCTGCGTTTGGCCTCACCATACAGGCCATGTTGAACCAGAAGAAGATCTCCGAGATCAAATCGGACTTCATCAACAACATGACGCATGAACTGAAAACCCCGTTGGCCACCATTTCCCTGGCGGTGGACGCCATCGGTAATGAAAAGGTGATGAGTAACCGGGAAAAGATCAGCTACTTCTCCGGCATTATCAAGGAAGAGAACAAACGCATGAACAAGCAGGTGGAAAGTATCCTGCAATCTGCACTGATAGAAAAGAACGAGATCACGCTGAACCTGCAGCCCATTGATGTGCACCAGGTAATACAATCCACCGTGGATAACCTGCAACTGCAACTGGCCAATAAAGACGCCAAGGTAGAACTGCAACTGGATGCCGTGCAGCCCGTGATCAAAGCGGATGAAGTGCATTTCTCCAATGTGATCTTTAACCTGCTGGACAATGCCATCAAGTATTCCCGCCAGCAACTGGATATTAAGATCAGCACTTTCAATACCCGCAAAACCGTGGTGATCAGTATCTCGGACAATGGTATCGGGATGAGCCGCGATACAGTATCCCGTATCTTTGAAAAATTCTACCGCGCCCACACCGGCAACGTGCACAATGTAAAAGGCTTTGGCCTGGGCCTTTCTTATGTGAAGGCCATCATTGACGCGCACCATGGCAAGATCCGTGTAGAAAGCACCCTGGGCAAGGGCAGTAAGTTCACCATGGAATTTCCCCAGCAGGAGAGTTAG